In Falco rusticolus isolate bFalRus1 chromosome 11, bFalRus1.pri, whole genome shotgun sequence, the genomic window GCCTCAGCTGACGTCCAGCAGGCAAGTTGCGTCATCTTTGTGTCTTTCCATATGGAAAACTGAGCCACCCTTACCGCCTTCTAGGCAGCACTGGCTGGGGGGCTGGTTGAtggccggctgaacatgagccagcggtgtggccaaggtggccaacagcatcctggctcgTGTCAGACACAGTGtagccagcaggaccagggcagtgaccatgcccctgtactcggcactggtgaggccgcacctcgaatcctgggttcacgtttgggcccctcacaccaagagggacgtagaggggctggAACGTGTACGGAGAcgggcagcgaggctggtgAAGCTgtgtctggagcacaaggctgatgaggagcagctgagggaactggggtgttcagcctggagaggaggcggctcaggggggaccttctcgctctctacagctgcctgaaaggagggtgtaggcaggtgggtCTTGGTCTCTTCTGCCAGGTCACAAacgacaggacaagaggaaacagcctcaaattgtgccaggggaggtttagaccagatattaggaaaaattccttcaatGAAAGAatggtcaagcactggaacaggctgcccagggatgtgatggagtcaccatccctggagggatttaaagGACGTGCAGTTGTGGTACTTAgcgacatggtttagtggtggacttggcagcgctgggttaacagttggacttgactatcttaaaggtcttttccaacctaaatgattctatgatcctataCAGAAGTTAATGTCCGCATGGGTCTGAGAAGATGCCAAGTGCCACAAGGGCTTATTCTACCACCCACACACCTCCAGGAAGCAATTATTTCCTCCCAAGggcatttgctgctgtttaataCTATTAGCTCTGCTGGGTAGGAAATCCCAGAGGACACGCGTTATCTTAAGGCAAGacatctatctatctatctgcTTCTGAACCACAGATCACATCTAACACACCAGCCCCTTATCCACTGGGCTGCAGGTGTCTCCAGGACAAGCAACTTGGCAAGATGCGCAGTTGTGAGCAATAATGCAAAGAGCCTTTTACATGTCAAACGCATTTCACAGAGGGGGTATGGACGcttgcagctgctccctggaTGGAAATAATGTCTGACCCTACGGCCGCTCAGccacccttccctgctcctttccAAAGGGGCTTCTCTCTAGCACCCAAACCCATTCAGGACTGTTTGCTCAGCATTTGCTTGCATCTCAGCACTGATCCGAAAGCTGCTacagagctgggggctgctcagCTTTGGCTCTAGGGTGGGGTTTTTGGCATGCGGGAGTCTGGAGTCTCCATCCTCGCCAGGTATGACCCGCTCACACCACAGCACTGGAGACGCACCATCTGATAGCCACCAGGCACAGTACCAGAGCTGTCCTCCACCCCAgagtatttatttaataatgataatataataaaaagctCATTACAAAACCTAGGAGTACTACAAATATTTCcggtgtttcttttaaaaacaaaattgttcTGCTGCCAGGTTTACAATCCAACCATTGCTGTGGTGGATTTAGCGTACGAGAACTTAAcagcaaaactgatttttttttggaagatttCTAGTTTGTGCGGCTTCTGGAAAAATTGGAGTTGTAAAGTCTCATTAGTGAGAATCCATGCGTAATCTGTAACAAAAGTAAGGcaattttgtgtttttttagaaaaagggaCTTTGAGCTGAAAATGTCCATTTAACTGCCAGTAGATGGCAAAAATATCCCGTACTTGTTTTCATTACCCGAAGTGATTAGTACAAAAGGCTTAATGTGTCATTCTCCTCCTCACTTTTCATAGAAACTTGCAGAAAGTATAAATTAAAGTGCCACTGTACAAAAAAACCTAGCAAAAAACCTCAGTGGGTCATAAGAAGCTATCAAAAAGATGGAAtcgattttttttaaagttgaatGACTGCATACCTGGGACCAGCAAAAGTtatcctttgttttgtttcttaaaacaaaacaaaacaaacaaaaccaaaaaaaaaaaaagcaaaaagaaaaagaaaaaaaagtccaccCAGGATTTTTTTGGCAAAGTTTTCATAAAGTATTTGTTTCTTGACTGATTAGATTGTTATGTTCCTTCGTAATGAAGTAAATGGAATTAAATACCAGAGCAAAGCCAAGCAGATGCCAATGCTGCCCATTAGATTAAGcctctgtaataaaaaataattattcttttaaacaaagaagTCACACGTGTATCAGAGTTTACCCTTGAATAACAGGAATTTAACCTTTAAAATCCCTGTAGTTTgtcttaagaaataaaaacctatCCTTCAGATAGCCAGCAGTAAAGCAACAGTAGACCTGTGCATTCAGCTGCCCTGCCTCACCGGCGGAGCGGTGCAGGTGATGGTCCGGCAGGCGGCAGCGGGACGGGAGAGCCCTCCGGCACGGAAAGTGAGTCTCCGGCAGCACGAGGCGGTGAGCAAGGACGGCAGGGAAGGCGGATTTGGCAGCGATTTAAGGTGGTAACAACAGGGAAAGGCTTCCCATGGGAAAGGCAAGAGGTAAATGCTTCGGAGCTAGGTgatgctgctggctctggcCCGGCAGTGACGAGGCCACCCTTGGGCGAAGGCTGGGCAAAGTGCTGGGGGTTTGGGTGGCTCATCGGCATCCTGCCGTCCATCGGTGGCTCAGCTGAATCCTGCCTGGGATTCGGCCCCTGGAGTGGCGCCGCGGCAGGGGCGGGTGAGCGGGTTGGAGGGGGGTGACGATTAAGGGCTGGAAGAAAGGCAAGCAGCCTTCATCTTTGAACGTGGTGAGCGGGTTGCTGCCGTCCGGGGCTCTCGGGAGGAGGAAATAAAGCCTCTTACGGGACACTCCGCTGCAAAGACTTGACACATGGAGGCTTTCCCACAGCACGTTTGCAACAGGACCTTTGCACATcccaccttccctccccacGTTTAGCAGGGGAATAAAAAACAGCCGGGAGGGATGGCATATTGCACTGGTGCAGACACATCTAAGCAGCTGCTAGTTTTAGGAGGAAAGTGTTACCAGAGGCCAGCGGCTGCTGGCACCCAGGTGTGAACGCCGCAGAGCTACTTCATTACCCCTCCACTCCGTTCTGCGTAGCTCCTGGTCGACCCCTCTGAGctggctcagcccagcctgcctctgctctgcacagcaaagGGGACACAGCATCAGTCCCACTGCATGCTACCTACAGCGCAGGAGGTTTGGCCACGGCTCTGTAAACTCAGGATGAACTGGGGGGAGGTGTTTTCCAAAAACTCAGTGATACATTTGCTACTTCATAGCCATGCAAACATTTCCCATTGGGTTCACTAGGAATAAAAGGGTATTGGATACATTTCACCTCGGTGTAACGAGTGAAATGAAGTTATTCTTAATTTCCTCAGTGCCTTGTTAGAGGGGAGTACATTTTGGGTCTGGAATTGGCTCTGTCTCGCAGGCGGTGGAGCAGTGAGGGGCAAAGGAGGAGGAAcgaagcagaagaaaaaaggaacgGACAAGTCAGACCAGATCCTCACAGTGCAGTACCGTGTGCGGAGGGACCGGTGCCTCAGTGCTGCCCATCAGCGAGCCAGGGCCATGATCAGGCTGGCACACATCTCGAAGAAGTCCATGGTGTGGCTCCCCAGGCGTGGTGTCACTGAGGGGATGCTGCCAACGAAGGAGCCGCTCAGGGAGCCCATCAGCGACTGGCACTCGGCGGCCGCGGCGGCATCGATGCTCAGCCTTGGCCGATGCAAGCCGGCGGCGGAGCAGGAGCGCTGCGGCGTGGATGAGCCGGACCTCTGCTCCATCATGTCAtcttacacacaaaaaaaaaaaaaaaaagaaagaaaagagtggCATTAGTTGGGCATCTTCCATGCATGTTTGGTAAGGAACTATTAACGATGGTGGAGACAAATGGATGAAAAGGGCTTTTGCTGACTTTAAATGGCTGCCTAAGCacttgaaaatgcaaagaatgatttttaaattctttttttagaCTTCCAAACTTGCCATTTTATGTGCTTTAAATCTCATGTTGCACCATTTCCCGCTTACCATCGATGCTTTTGAAGTCCAGGAGATAGCTGCGGTTGTCAACCTGGTAGAGCTGCAGGCTCATCTTCACATAATTGCCCGTCACAGGGTTCTTGCGGCGCACTCTGAGGTGGTAGGAGTTCACCACCTGCAATGGGAAACCTGCTTTCAGGGGTAAGATTCAAGGTAGCAAGAAGAACTTgtctttccttattttcttctcaatacTAGCAAGACATCCgctgagaaaaacagtttctagAAATAACAGTGCCTATAAAATTAAGCAAGTGGCTTCACAtcctcttccctcctgttttaaaatgcttcttagAGCTCTgattcagcagctgctggcagacaAAGCTGCCGTGACCCAGCTGCCAGGcaccaaactgatgtttgctCCTCCCTCACCAGCATCAATGGCCATACCAGCCAAAAAGTCCATTTGCAGACCTGCGTATGAGGACTGTGTCGGTGACaccagggcaggctgggcagctAGGCAAAGTAACCTCTCCCATCAGCATGGCGAAATCCACTGCTCGTGAATCAGCCTCGATTTTCTCTTGCCACTTCCCACCCCACGATCTGCTGCCTCTCACTTGCAATGagcttttttctctgtgctatATTTAAGAAGCAACTGCGTGAAGAAGAAAGctattttgatgaaaaatcaCATCTGAAGTTATTCTTAGGGTGGGGAAGACTATTGTGAAACCTCCTCATACAAAATAAGCTCCACTGCCTACATGAAGATGTTGGGCTGACTCAGTTTGTGAAGCTGTACCAGAAATACATCAGGTTTGTTCACTCTCTGCAAAACTGTGCAGCTAACGCATGTCTGGCTGGTGCAGGCATACGCAGCTGGAGACAGCCCATCTCCTGGCTGGTGCAGTGAAATCAGATTCCTGGGCACTACTTGGCTTTAAATACATATTATCAAAAATAAGGAGGAGCTAGGAGGCTTTGAAGAAGTGGCATAGTGATGTTCACACTGTGCAACCCTTGGGACCTGGAGCGAGGAGGGTCTCCTCTGGTGATGAAGATCTGGGCTGAAATTCTCACCTTACCTTGCTCCTGATGCTCGCGCCAGGCTCCATCTTCATTgaggaaaatgctgctgcatcAGTGATACAAACTCCTGCCCCCAatgcccccccgcccctcacCTGTGCATCTTTTAAGAAGATGCGCACCGTGCCATTTCAGCGCACACGACTGATAGGACCCAAGTAAGAAACAGTGAGAGTTACTTTGCCCAGGAGCACTCGATTCCTCACGAGGAATTAGCCACTGGAATTAGAAATGTGACTGGCTCCTCTTATCCCTGCGGCTAAATGAGGCAGAATCATCTGTCCAGCCAGGGGCTTAAAGCATTCAGAAGGAAAACTCTTATTTCACACCATAAACAAACACCACGGATATTTAACCACAGCTACCACCTTAATGCAGTGCGTTTGTCTTAACAAGCAATAGCAGGGATTATTGCACGTCGGGGGCATTTATCTGGAAACAGGTGAAGCTGTACCCATACTTCCCACCCGCCCTGAGCAATTCAGCTCACGAGCAAATAAGCCTTGGAAAGCACCAGGAAGCCCCAGCACTCCCTACCTTCCACTCGAAGTCCAGCTGTTTCATGGCACGGTACACCTCGGCCATGATGTCATAGGGTTTGCTCTGGCTGCGGATCCCCAGGTGCCACTTGGCCTTTTTGACAGTCAGGGGTTTGGGCTTTGTGGTGTTGAGGGCATCCAAAGGACATCGCGCTTTGGGGCTGTCCGCTATCAACGGTGGCATCCGCTCGGGGTGCGGCTTCACGCCGGGAGGGATGTGCAGGGTGCTGTCGTCCATGAAGGAGCCggtgggggggctggaggcGAGGTAGAACTCACTGGCTTGGTTCATGATCCTCCGGTTGTCGATGACGAGGTGGTAAGCCACCGCCAGCTGGTCCTGAGGGTCACCGCTGTACAGGCTGTTCATCACCTCCGACTCAGTGCATTCAAACTTTTCACAGACCTCCCGAACTGCGTCGTCGTCGATGACGGTGGCATCATAAGAAGGGTCCTCTGGGAACAGGTAACTGGGCAGCTCCTCCTTAAACCATTCGTGCTCcctggggaaaagcagaggagccACCGTGAGCTCTGTGCAAGGCAAGCTgcggcagctgctgccaccagcccctcgCTTGCTCCAGCTCCGACTAAccctcagctgcagcctggggagctcagcccagccctgcacgGTCCCCCTGTCCTGCGACAGCCACCACGCTCCGCAAGCACGGCCGCTGGCTCACTTGGCTTTGAACTAACCTCCCAGCACTTACAAGATGCTCACGCTCTTTGATTACCATGGGTCTGATAGAGATAGAAAGCATCAAAGCTATCCGGGTCCCCGACTCCCACTGATTTACGATGAAGTCAATGATAATTAAGCGGCTAAATGCCATAGAGGGCCTCGCCTATAGGTTCTACATATCAACTTGTAATCTCGCTACATACGCTGCTGCTCTAACATGTAATTAAATCCTCTAGTCTTAAGGAACTCAGAActaaaaaagacattttacttGGTTTTACTTGAAGGGTAAAATTAAGGCCATCCATTGCGGATGCATTAAAAGCCTAAGAACTCCTGAAAGTCCTAGCAGTATTACGCTTCGCACGCCAGCTAGATGTAATGATTACTGTAAATTTCATAAAATGCGTATCGGGCTGCAGtcttacaaaatgtttctgaaatggctCAGATTGTGAGAATTCCAAAGTCCTACTACCAGCCATGGACTTTTAATGACCTCTGCAGACACAAATATCTGCTTAAGAGCCCAGTGGTTCCCTTTACCTGGAATTTCCGCAGTGACGCATGCAGGTAAAAGGCTCATGGGCACTGCACTCATTGactaggaaagaaaactgtgctGCATTTAAAGATGAACCATTTGCTCACATTTGAAACTATATCTGATATTTATGGATTAAGTTAGTAATTCTTGggtttctcctccttttttattGGATAGACACTAATTACAATGATTACCCTCTTATTCTGAACTGGCACCCAGAGGGAGGTAGTCTTGAaataaagtaatgaaaaatggCTGGTGAATATTAAGTTCTTAGGATTATTGCATGATATAGCTGGTTTTGCTAAGCACCATTAAGAGATTTTTGAGGCCGTTTTATAATGcaataaaatagcattttaatatacatatatatatatatatatataaagtcaTCACCCTGTTCATCGTCGCCCACTGCCAGCCAGCAGCGCCCACCTCTCCATGAGCACAGAAGGGTGCAGGAGTGCTCCTCGAATCACTCACCACAAAAACCAGCTGGATTAGCCAACTACTTCTGTAAACCACTCTGCACACCCGCCAACAGGGGACCCCCAGGACAGCCCCCCTCATCTGCCACTGGCCCACCAAAGCCCCCCAACCACAGCCAGCCCACTCCATCCCACTGGGCTGACCTGATGTCCTTGATGGTTGCTCGCTTGAGGGGGTCAACCTGCAGCATGTGCATGAGGAGAGTGGCGACGGAGCGGTTGAGGTATTCAGGGATGTAAAAAACACCTCCCCGGATCTTCTTGAAGAGGGTGGGCACGTGCTCGTCGTCAAAAGGCAGAGTGCCGCAGAGGAGGGCGTAGAGGATAACACCGCAGCTCCAGATGTCCACCTCTGGGCCGGCATAGAGCCTGCGCGAAGGCAAGGGCAGGAGAAAGGTGTCACCCCCCCGGCCTCCTCTCCTTAGTTAGCGAGCAGGTCCCACTGGGTGAGCTGGGGACCCGCTGCCAGTTCCACTGgggccagagctgcagcccacCCTGGGGCTGCTCACGTGGATTCCCCTGGCCAAACCTGCCTGAGCCAAACCACTCGGGGGCGAGGGGGGATGACAcggcagagctggtgctgacTGCCCACGCTCCTCCGGACAGCCGTGTACACCCCTGCCTCCACCAGACCCTCCAAAAAGCCAGACCCCACATTTCCAAGAGCCCTGCCGGGTTTATTTGCTCCTTCGCCTCACGGGCTCAGCCAgcaatttctgttcatttggTGAGGCAGATTAAACAGCAGCAGATACTGTATCTCTGAGTGTTCATTTTCACTGGAAGTTTATGTGCTGGTATGCAAGCGTTCCCGCTTCCGACAAGCTGCTAATGCACCCCCTGGCATCACCAAGTCGGGACACCCCAAACACACGGGGTtggcagctgcttgcttgccCGACTTGTTTGTCTCTTTCTGCTACAACGGATGCTTTCTCAGAGGTGTTGGGAGGCAGTGTTCACCCTTGGGCTGTAAAACCCGACCAAAACACAGAGGTTGAGATGGAAATACAGAAGTCTCTTCGTGAAACCTCAGCCTCCTGCACTGGCTTCTCCTGAAAAGCATCGCCGCAGACACGCTGGTGTACAAAAAGCACCAGCCGTGCACGTGGCCATTCTCTGAACAGCCCCaaagcaccagctctgcctgtccAAGGGTGAGACGGTCCCTGCTGAGgccagggacagcagcagtCATTTTGGAATGATTAGCTAGCTGCCCCCTTGGTCCTGGCTCCATGCCCAGTTCCAACAGATAAGAAGCCTGATTGCTGATAACTGCATTGCCTGAACAGTCGATTGGAGTTTTAAGCCCAAACCAGATGCACTTTTATGACTGTGAAACCCAGGCGGTCACATTCTACTGCTTTTGTGCTCtagccagcacaggcaggagctgggatccagccacccctgccctgcacacccGCCGGCGAggcaaggcaggcagcctgccGCAGCAGCAGCCGTCACGCCTCTCCCCCGCAAATGCAGCGTGTATGCTGCcgtggtgctgagcagagggcaGCTTGGCATGATCATCAGGGGTACAAACCTCAGGCATCACCAGTACTGTAAGCAGCGCTGATGCGGGAGGGCTGCAGCTGTAGCCCGTGAAACAGTGCAACACGTAGGCTTGGGTTTATGTTCCCTTCTTACTTTTGCTGTTAACAAGCTGTATTGCCTGTACCCTTGGAACGATCAGGCTCTGCATCCAGGGACTAAATCCTGCTTGTTGATCTGCCCCGTGCTTTGTCTCCtatacaaaccaaaaaaaaatgtgcaccTGGCCTTTACTGGAAAGGgcatgaaaacagtatttttttggaACCATGGTAGAGTTTTTGGCTTTGTCCCCCTCTTGACAATAAGGTTTGTCTTGCTTTCGCACGTAGAGTTGTAGTCACAACAGGGTTTGTTGGATGCTAGTCTAATTCCTAGGATACTCTGCCAACACTCGTGCTGGtgtaaatgagaataaaataatcataatCACGGTGAACACACTTTGAACAAAATGTTGTTGTATTTAAAAGCTACAGTTATAGGCAAAAATATGCTGGATTAGGAAAACTAACACTCATTTGAAGGCTGATTCAAAAAATATGGGGCAGATAATGAGAAGGATCATACAGAGGactgaaaatttgaaaatctgtattttcaacGCTTGCTATGCTATTATAGAGAGAGTCAGGGAAATAAGTATATTCTAACAGGTTTCTGCCATGAAAATACTGGAGTTTACCATGTTGATACAGAAGTGTTAAGTCCAACCCAACCTTGCAGAGTGCATTCAACATGCTATGTGTCATGCAGATGTTGTACACTGAGAGATGCAACCACACTGGAGGTTTGTCAATTCAATTCATCAATTCAAAACCAAAGTTATGATGGTTGAACCTACCCTCATGAACAAAACCCCTAGCTTAAGGAACCAGAAGACACTCAACACGAGAGTTCAACAGTGTAGGGAAGTGATTAACGATCTTCCTGATTCTTCTGTTAGTGAAGTTAGTTTCCTCGTTAAACCTGTGTTGTATATTATAGGTGGGCAGGAGAGAAGGAGGTGGCCTGGAAAAGCCTTTCCATCTGAAACCTCAGTATTTGCATCCAAAGAGTAATTTTCACCCTCTTTAGTTAGAAATATAAACAGTCAACATCTGCTGCTAGTAATTccaacaaagaaaacatctttagCAAAATGTGGTTTGCTCTTACAGTTACTAAGAAATGTAATAACCAAGAAAACACCCTCAGATTTTTGCCAGTGGATTCACCCAAACATAAAATACAGGCTGAAAGgattcagctgcttttgctaGCAAAGGTGTTTCCAATCCCAAGAACAAATTTAACGACCAATTGCTCACATAAGTTCTGCTTAGACGTAGTGTGTCCTA contains:
- the PRKAA2 gene encoding 5'-AMP-activated protein kinase catalytic subunit alpha-2 — translated: MAEKQKHDGRVKIGHYVLGDTLGVGTFGKVKIGEHQLTGHKVAVKILNRQKIRSLDVVGKIKREIQNLKLFRHPHIIKLYQVISTPTDFFMVMEYVSGGELFDYICKHGRVEEAEARRLFQQILSAVDYCHRHMVVHRDLKPENVLLDAHMNAKIADFGLSNMMSDGEFLRTSCGSPNYAAPEVISGRLYAGPEVDIWSCGVILYALLCGTLPFDDEHVPTLFKKIRGGVFYIPEYLNRSVATLLMHMLQVDPLKRATIKDIREHEWFKEELPSYLFPEDPSYDATVIDDDAVREVCEKFECTESEVMNSLYSGDPQDQLAVAYHLVIDNRRIMNQASEFYLASSPPTGSFMDDSTLHIPPGVKPHPERMPPLIADSPKARCPLDALNTTKPKPLTVKKAKWHLGIRSQSKPYDIMAEVYRAMKQLDFEWKVVNSYHLRVRRKNPVTGNYVKMSLQLYQVDNRSYLLDFKSIDDDMMEQRSGSSTPQRSCSAAGLHRPRLSIDAAAAAECQSLMGSLSGSFVGSIPSVTPRLGSHTMDFFEMCASLIMALAR